Genomic DNA from Dehalogenimonas lykanthroporepellens BL-DC-9:
CGACCAGACTGAGGAACCGGACGTCAAGCGGGTGGCGGCTCAATTGCTGGCCAGGGTTCCTGCCGGTAAATTCAGCGATGATCAAATCGACGGCAAATCACCGCGGTTTGTCGCCTGTCAGTGACAGGAGGACGGTTGGGCTTGATGATCGATAATTACCCAGTCGGACAGGAGTAGGTACCTTTCTATGTCTATGGGGCATGGTTTTCCTTTTTTTTATGCCAATATCGAAGGTAAAGCCCGGATAACCCAGGGCCTGATTCGGCGCATCATGGGCTATGCGCGCCCTTATCTGAAATGGATTGTGGTCATGATTATCGTGACCCTGGCCGTTACCGGACTCTCGCTTCTGACGCCGCTGATTCTGCGTGATCTCATAGATGTCACCATTCCTGCAGCTGACCTGGGCCGTCTTGGCTGGCTCATCGGAGCCTTGATACTGGTGCCTATCGCCACCAGCGCCCTGAATGTTGTTCAGCGTTGGCTGAATGCCAAAGTAGGTGAGGGTGTAGTATACGATTTACGGGTGGCCCTGTTCGGCCATCTTCAGCGGATGTCGCTGGCCTTTTTCACCAACACCAAGGTCGGTGAGTTGATGAGCCGGCTCAACAATGATGTGGTCGGCGCCCAGAACGCTATCAGCAACACCTTTGTCAGTATCTTCTCCAGTCTGGTTCAGACCACGGTGCTTTTGTCCGTCATGATGGTGCTGGAATGGCGGCTGACACTGGTGGCCGTAGTCGTTCTGCCGTTCTTTCTGGTTGCCGGCAGAAAACTGGGTCGAAGACTTCAGGCCATCGCCCGTGAGCAGATGGACCTGAACGCCCGGATGAACGCGGTAATGCATGAACTGTTGAATATCTCCGGAGCCTTGCTGGTCAAGCTCTTCGGTCGGACTTCGGTCGAGGACCGACGCTTCGAGGAGCGGGCCGCCTCCGTGCGTGACGCTGGTATCCGGCGGGCGGTGACCGGCATGATATTCTTTGTCAGTATCGGTCTGTTGTCAGCACTCGGCATAGCTCTGGTGTACGGCGTCGGCAGTTACCTGGTTATACAGGGGTCACTGACCGTCGGTACCATTGTCGCCCTGGCCGCCTATCTGGGGTCGCTGTATACCGCTCTTCAAACCCTGACCAATGCCCCGGTGGATTTCGCAACCTCCATGGTCAGCTTCGAGCGGGTATTCGAGGTGCTGGACCTGCCCCATGAAATACAGGAAAAGCCGCAAGCCAGGATACTTGGGGATGTTCACGGCGCTCTGACCTTCGACAACGTCAGTTTCCGGTATCAGATAAACGAAAAAGCCCTGCTTTCCGATGTCAGGCGGGTAGGTGACATGCAGAACGTCGATGCGGTTCTGTCCAACGGTAGCCGAATGTTGAAACCCGTCCCCGTTACCGATGGGAAAGCCGCTGAAAACAGTCAGGCTCGTGACTGGGTACTGGAAAACATTTCTTTTACTGCTGAGCCCGGGCACCTGGTTGCCCTCGTCGGGCCTTCTGGTGCCGGCAAAACCACCATGACTTATCTTATTCCCCGGCTTTATGATCCTGTCGCCGGTCGCATTCTGCTGGATGGAACCGATATTCGGGAGGTGAACCTCACTTCCCTGACCGAGCAGATCGGCATGGTAACCCAGGAAACCTATTTGTTCCACGATTCCATACAGGTCAATCTGTTATACGCCCGGCCGGACGCCACCCAGGAACAGATCGAGGCCGCCGCCCGCGCCGCCAATATTCATGACTTCATCATGGGCTTGCCGGCAGGCTACGACGCTGTCGTCGGTGAACGGGGCTATCGTCTGTCGGGTGGGGAAAAACAACGTCTGGCTCTGGCCAGGGTCATCTTGAAAGACCCCCGCATTCTGGTTTTGGACGAAGCTACCAGTTCGCTGGATTCTCAGTCGGAAGCCCTTATCCAGGAAGCGCTGAAACGGGTTATGGCTGGACGTACCAGCATCGTGATAGCTCACCGTCTGTCGACGGTTCTGGCGGCTGACCAGATACTGGTAATCGACAAGGGGCGAATTGTCGAACGTGGCACTCATTCGGTACTTCTGGAAAAACAGGGACTGTATGCGGCTCTCTATGAAACTCAGTTCCGACGACGGCCGGTTGAGGAATGATTCTCCAGCCGGCCATATCCGGTGCCTCACTGAGACGAATTGACCGGGGCGCTGGCCGAACTGGAAGTCGACGAGGACAGCGGTACTTGTAAAGTCCGGGTCTTCGCGGAATAAGCTTAATTCCCTCGATGCCTCTGACGGCGGAAAGTCTTGAAATTTTCCGCCGTTTTTTTTATAGACAGCGGCATCCCGCTTATTGTACACTTTGCCCATTCAAAAACTTACAATAGGAGGGACAATGTTGAAAAGGAAGTTGACCGTTCTGCTTCTGGCGCTTTCCCTGGTCGTCGCCGTGGCCTTGCCCGGTTGTACCAGTGACAGCGAAGACCCGGACCCGACCAATACTGTAACCAAGATCAGAGTAGCTACCGACGCTACCTGGCAGCCTTTTGAGTATGTCGATACCACAAACAATAAAGGAATCTCTGAACAAGTCACGTTTGATGAGGTATAATTAGTCATCCATAAACGAAGGATGGCGAAGTTAATGAAGACCTTGTCATTTGCCAGTCTGGCTTATGCTAACAAAAAGAAACAGACGCGACGGGAAGTATTCCTTCAGGAAATGGATCGGGTAATTCCCTGGAAAGAACTACTGGAAATCATAGTTGAGTATTACCCCAAAGCCGGTAATGGTCGACATCCAATGCCGCTGGAGCGCATGCTACGGATATATTTCATGCAACAGTGGTACGGTTTATCGGATCCGGCGATGGAAGACGCGCTTTACGATATAGAATCGATGAGACGATTTGCCGGAATCGATATCCAATCTGACCCTGTACCGGATGAAAGTACTATACTGCATTTTCGTCATCTGCTGGAGAAGCACAATCTGACCATGGCGTTATTTGAAAAGACAAGGAATTATCTTTCAGACAAAGGTTTATTGTTAAAAGAAGGGACAATAGTCGACGCTACGATAATCAATGCGCCATCTTCGACCAAAAACCGGGATAAGGCCCGAGACCCACAGATGCGACAGACCAAAAAGGGGAATCAGTGGTATTTTGGCATGAAGGCTCATATAGGCGCAGACACCGGCAAGGGACTGGCGCATACGATAGTGGTGACCGATGCCTCAGTTCATGATTCACAGGTCATGGATAAGTTACTGCACGGAGAGGAAAAGGCGGTCTATGGAGATAAAGCCTATACCAGTGAGGAAAGGCAAAGACGTTACGAATCCCGAGGCATTGATTGGCGGGTAAAACGCAAAGCCAGCCGGCACTATCAACTGACACCGGAAGACGCCGAGTTTAACCGAAGACAAGGCAAAGTTCGAGCCAAGGGTGAGCATGCGTTTCTGGTGGTCAAGCATCTATGGCGATACCGGAAGGTCAAATACAAAGGCCTCCACAAGAATATGGTGCAGGTCTTCAGCCTGTTCACGCTGGCTAATTTATATCTGGTACGCCGGGAATTAAGCATGATGGCAACCTGAAGGGTGAATTGCGCCCAATAACCGGAAAACCGCTCCTTCAGGGTGGAGCAAACCGGATAAAGGCCGGTGTAACCTGCCAAAAACACTGCGGTTTCGCTTCGTGGGCGCAAGATATCACCAACAATATCACCGAAACTTTACAACTATGTGTTTTTCAGAGGTTCCTAAAATTGTAGGGTTCGACATCGACCTGATGAACGCCATCGCCGAAAAGGCCGGTCTTGAAGTAGAGTTCGTCAATGTCGAGTGGGACCCCTTGCTGGCCGGTGTAGCTCAGGGTACCTACGACGCGGCTATTTCTTCTATTACCATAAAACCCGATCGCCTGGAAGCGATGAATTTCTCTGACCCGTACTTCGTGGCCGGCCAGATTATCGTTGTTAGAAGCTCGAATACTACCATAAACAGCTCCGATGATCTTGTCGGTAAAAATGTTGGGGTGCAATCTGGCACCACCGGAGATGATGAGGTTTCCGCAATCAATGGTGTTACTCGGACTCCTTTCGATGAAATAGGTCTGGCTTTCGTGGCTCTTAGAAACAACCAGATTGACGCCGTCGTCTGCGATACTCCGGTCGCCCAGGGTTACGTCAGCAAGTACAGCACTGAATTGAAAACAGTCGGCGAAGTTCTGACAACCGAGGAATACGGTATCGCGTTACCCAAGAGCAAGACCGACCTGCTGGCCAAGATCAATCAGGGATTGGCGGCTGTGAAAGCCGAAGGCTTGATTGAGGAACTCGTCCAGAAGTGGCTGGTTGAATAAACAAGACATGATGATAGGGGGGGGCTTGAAAAAGCCCCCCCTATCAGGTTTTCAAGATGAATAAAGCTAACGATTCCCTGAATACTCAGGAAGAACTGAGTTACGTCACCGGCGGCGAAGTTAACGTTCGGCACGACACCTGGTGGTGGCTGGTGGGTGCTGTTGTCGGCCTCGTGATTTTGCTGGTGGTTGTTCAACCCGATCCGTTTCGGGATCTGGTCGTCTTTGCCCGCGATGGTGTTGCCGTCACCATACTGGTCACCATTTCGGCTTACCTCCTGATGCTGGTTGTTGGCCTGTTCGGCGGTCTGGGGCGGCTGGCCAAAAACAAGTTTATTTTCGGTCTGGCTACCATCTATGTCGAGGTCATCCGGGGCATTCCCCTGCTGGTTCAGCTTATCGGCTGGTATTTCGCGTCGCCGGTTGTCATTCAGGCCGTTGGAGAATGGCTGAATTTTGCACCGCTGATGGAATACCGTGCCAATCCTATTGTGACGGCCATCATCGCCATCACGGTTTGCTACGGCGCCTATATGAGTGAAATCGTTCGCGCCGGCATTCAGTCAGTACCTAAAGGTCAGATGGAGGCCGCTCGTTCACTCGGCATGAACCATTTTCAGGCGATGCGTTTTGTGATACTGCCCCAGGCTTTCAGGGTAATCCTGCCGCCGATGGGCAATGAGTTCATTGCTCTGCTGAAGGACTCATCCCTGGTCAGCGTGGTGGCCGTCGCCGATTTGACCCGTCGCGGTCGGGAATTCATGTCCGCGCACTTCAATCCCATTGAAACCTGGACCATGGTCGCCCTGCTTTATCTCATCATGACTCTTTTCGCCTCACGGCTGGTGTCCTATATCGAGAAAAAGACCAAATACGAGAGATAATTCATGCCTGAACCGATTATTAAAATACAGGACATTCACAAGCGCTTCGGGCATGTTCATGCTCTGCGTGGAGTCAGCCTGGACGTTGAGGCCGGCGAAGTTGTGGTCATTATCGGGCCGTCGGGTTCGGGGAAATCCACTTTGCTTCGGTGTATTAACCGTCTGGAAGAATACAATTCCGGTAGTATCGTCGTTGATGGCATGGCGCTGGATTCGGCCCAGAACATCAACGCCGTGCGCCGTGAAGTGGGGATGGTTTTCCAGTCATTCAATCTGTTTTCTCATCTGACGGTACTGGATAATATAACCCTGGCTCAGTTGCAGGTGCGTAAAAGAAACAAGGCCGAGGCCCAGGAAACCGCCCGTGCCCTGTTGCAGAAGGTAGGTATTCCGGAAAAAGAAAAAGCCTATCCCGGTCAGCTCAGCGGCGGCCAGCAACAGCGGGTCGCCATTGCCCGCGCGCTGGCGATGAACCCCAAGGTTATGCTGTTCGATGAGCCAACCTCGGCGTTAGACCCTGAAATGATTAAGGAAGTTCTGGATGTCATGGCCGCTTTGGCCACCGAAGGTATGACCATGGTGGTCGTTTCCCATGAGATGGGTTTTGCCCGGGCCGCGGCCAACCGCATGATATTCATGGATGAAGGTCAGATAGTGGAAATGGCCTCACCCCAGGAATTCTTCACCAATCCACGGCATGAAAGGTCCAAGGCTTTCCTGTCCAAGGTTCTCCATATCCACTAACAGGCCCTTGCAGAGAAGATTTTCGGCATCGCCGTTCTCAATATCCCCGCTATTATACACACCAACCTTGCCATGCATGCTTTCTATATCTCAGCCTCATACAGCAGATAGTGGCTCCGTGTCATACCCAGTGCCTGGTAGGTACGCTGGGCGGTGCGGTTGTGCTGGTCCACGTACAGACGGATTTCCCTGACGTTTCCATCTTCCTGAGCGGCGGTCTTGACCCACTCGTACAACCGGCGATACAGACCCCGCCGGCGGTATTCCGGCGCCACGTAGACGCTCTGAATCCACCAGATGACCCCGTTGCGCCAGTCGCTCCACTCGTAGGTAATCATCGTCTGTGCGGCGGGATATCCGTCGATTTCAGCGATGATATAAAAGCCGTAGGAAGGGTGGCTCAGGAAAAAACTGACGCCGGCGCTGACAGTGGCTTCGTCCAGAAGACGGTTCTCGGTTTCCTTAGCCAGTGCGCGGTTGTAGCCGGTGATGATGGGGATATCTTTCGACCCGGCGCGGCGGATGTTCGGGGTATTGGTCATATTCTTACCTCTTTGCTGGATTGATATTACGATTGTAACCCAAAGGGAAACAATGACGCCAGCCGTATTGACAACGGCTAACGGATGCTATATGCTGAGCGCCAGTTGTTCGGTTCGTGTCATTAGTACCACGCCATCAGCCCGAGTATGGATGACCGTAACTCTCACAACGAGTATAAAGAGAGGAGGTCATCGTATGGCGTTTCAGGACAAAGAAATCCAGTGTTCCGACTGCGGAACCACCTTCACCTTCAGCGCCGCGGACCAGGAATTCTACCAGTCCAAGGGCTACACCAATGAACCCAAACGTTGCGCACCCTGTCGGTCAGCCCGAAAGGCTGAACGTGGTGGGGGATTCGGCGGCGGTCGTCCGGCCCAGATGTTCCCGGCGGTTTGCGCCGAGTGCGGCCAGGAAACCCAGGTTCCCTTCCAACCCCGCGGCGACAAGCCTGTTTATTGCAGTGATTGTTTCCGAAAAGTCAGCCCCGGCAGATAAGACCGGAAAAGACCAACAACAAAGAGGCGGCTATTTAAAGAGCCGCCTCTTTGGCATTATCCGCCCGAGGTAATCCTATTTTTTCTGAGATGGCGGCGCCAGTTTGTCCTGCAATACTCCGGACGACTCCAGCAGGGCGGCTCGAATCTGTTTAACCAGAGCCAAGGCTTCGTCGGCGACCGATTCGACTTTGGCGATATGCTCGGCGGCAACTCTGGCCGCTTCGTTGGCCGCTTTTTCACCGGCCTTCTGGGCTTCCAGCGCCGCGTCCCGGGCGTTCTGGGCGGCGGCATCCGCCAGACGAATACTGTCGTCGATTTCGTCCAGAATCTGAGGCAACGGTTTGGACATGATTTTACTGGTAATCGGTTGGTCAGCCATGAATAACCTCCGTTAATTTTGTTGATTATCTAATCTTATTATAGTCCTGTTGGTCATTCAGTGTAACCGGTTTCGGCCATTTTGATATGACATAATAAATAAATCAGTCGTTAGTCCAGAACCGCCGGTATTATTCGGTTGGTCAAATCGGCGGAATCCCGGCGGCTTACTCTCAGGTAATTGTCGGTGTAGCCTTCCCATTGTCCGTTGCGCTTGCCTTCGAATAATACATCAAAACTCCGGCCGGACATCGAGCGGCGAAACTCGGCTTCACATTCCACGGCCAGTGCCAATAGGCGGTCGGTTCTTTGACGTACTGTCCGGCGGTCCACCTGTCCTTCCATGCCGGCGGCCGGGGTTCCGGGGCGGGCCGAAAATGGAAATACATGAAGGCGGGCAAAGCCGCATTTTTCGATGAACTTCAGGCTGTCTGCGAATTCAGAGTCGGTCTCACCGGGGAATCCGGCGATGATATCGCTGGTGACGGCGGCTTCCGGAACGACCTGGCGGATAGCCACCAGCGCTTCAGCGTATTCGGCGGTATTGTACCGGCGGCGCATTCGGCGCAATACCGGATCACTGCCGCTTTGCAGTGAGAGATGAAAGTGACGGCACATCCGGGGATTACGCCAGCAGGCCATCAGTTCCGGTGTTATCTCTCGGGGCTGAAGGGAAGATATACGCAGTCGTTCGATATCGGTTTCCTTCAATACGGCGTCGATAAGTCCCGCCAGGGCAGTATTGCCGGTACGGTATTCACCGATCTCAGTGCCGGTCAGAACTACTTCCCGACAGCCTTCTCTTCGCCGTGCCCGGATTTCATCAATGACTTTCTCGACCGGTACGGCGCTTTTGCGTGGTCTGACCGTCGGGACGATGCAATAGGCACAGCGATAGTCGCATCCGTCCTGGATCTTGATGAATGAGCGGGTACGCCCGGTGGCGATGGCAGTTCCAACCGTTGCCGGCGGGAAACCGAGCTCGTGTAGTATTTCCGGAATGATGTCTTTCTCCGACATGGCCACTACCTTAGCCACCTCCGGCAGGGCACCGACCGATTCGGCCTGCCGTTCAGCATAACAACCGGTGACGATGACCTTGATTCCAGGTTTGACCCTTCCGGCTGATCTGATAGACTGCCTGGCTTTGCGGTCAGCCAGATTGGTAACGGTGCAGGTATTGACTACCATGATATCGGCGTCCTTCGCCGTATCCGTCAACAGATATCCGACTGCTTCCAGTCCCCGTCGCAATGATTCAGATTCTGCCTGGTTGAGCTTACATCCCTGGGTGGCCAGATATACGCGTGTCATACGGCAACATTATACCAGAATCATCCCGAAACGTACCTGTGCCCGCGTTGACCGGAATGGGGTATTGACCTATAATGGCAATATAAACTTATTATATTGCCGTATTAAAAGGGGGATAGGTTGGCTAAAATCGATAGTCGGGAAGTTGAGCGGGAGAAACTGGCCATCCTTCGAGTTCTGGGCAGTGCCTCCGGGGCTGTCGGCAGTCAGGTTATCGCCCGTCGGCTCCGGGATGAATACGGTATCAAGCTTTCCGAACGCGCTGTCCGCTATCACCTGGGCCTGCTGGACGAACAGGGCTGGACCGACAAGGTGTCCCGCCGCTCCGGGCGGGTGATTACCCCGGCGGGCCTGGAAGAATTGGGGAACGCCCGGGTGACCGACAAGGTCGGCTTCGTTTCCGACAAGATCGAACTTCTGGCCTACCAGAGCACCTTCGACGTCAACCGCCAGGAAGGATTGATTCCGGTCAATATCTCGCTGTTTCCGGGAAACCAGTTCGGTGACGCCATGAAAGTGATGGCTCCGATATTTCGCGCCGGTATCTGTGTCTCCGACCTTATCGCTGTGGAGCAGGCTGGCGGTAATCTCGGCGGTATGCCGGTGCCGGAAGGCTATATCGGGCTGGCCACGGTCTGTTCCATTACCATCAACGCTACGCTCCTCAAATCTGGGGTGCCCATGGATTCCCGTTTCGGCGGTACCCTGCAATATCGGCAGAACCGTCCCTGGCGTTTCACCGACCTGATTCATTACACCGGGTCCTCGCTGGATCCGTCCGAAATATTCATCGCCAGTCGCATGACCGGGGTGACCGAAACCGCTCGGCGGGGATCGGGAAAGATTCTAGCCAACTTCCGGGAGGTGCCGGCCATGAGCCTGCCTATGGTGCGTGACCTGATGTTCGGGCTGGAAAAGGCCGGCATCCGAGGGCTGGTGGATATCGGAGAAAGCGGCAAACCGGTATGTGAAGTCCCGGTCGGGCTGAACAAGGTGGGGCTGATACTCTGCGGCGGCCTGAACCCGGTCGCCGCGGCGGCTGAAGCCGGCATCGCCACCCGCAACCGGGCTATGAGCGGCCTGATGGATTTCCATCGCCTGCGCCGGTTCGCTGAATTCGCCAGGAAGTAATCCATCAGCCGAAAGCGGCCTTGGCTTGGCGGCGGATTATAACTGTGTCTTAATAGCCGCCAGTTGTCGCAGGTGGGCTTTCTCCTCGGCGATGATACCGGCTATGGCCTCACCGGCGTCACCGGAGACGATATCGCGGAGTTGCTCGTAAAACAGGATGGCGTCTTTCTCCGCTTCGATGCCCACCTCGACAGCTTGCCGGTCAGTATCGACTTTGGTTACCAGGTCGGAAGTTGCCAGGTCATCGTTGAAGACGGCTGATTCCACCAGAGCCTTGAAATAGTCGGCATATTCCTCCGCTTCGGCGCCTTCTCCCAGCGTATCGGGAGCTTCGGCCGCCAGGCGCTGAAAGGTCTGAATATGGGCGTGTTCCATGGCCGCCAGTACCACGAAAGCCTCTCTGGTCTCCTCGGATGAACAGGTGCGGGCCAGCGTGTCGTAAAACGCGGCACCGCGCCGTTCGACAGCGATGGCGATGTCATATAGTTCTGTCGGGCTGAAACCGATAGTCATGTTTTTCTCCTGTCCTCTTTTTTCAAGGGGTAACCGTTATGCCAGCCGTTTTTCACAGACAGACCAGTTGATATTTTTGAAGAAAGCGGCAATGTAATCCGGGCGTTTCAGGCCGTAGTCCAGCATGAAGGCGTGTTCCCAGACATCCATCACCAGAATCGACCGGCAACCCGCCAGGTGGCCTGATTCGTGCTGATCTACCCAGACATTGAACAGCCGACCGTTTTCTGTGTCCTGATAAAGCACCGCCCAGCCGACGCCCCGCAGACTGCCGGTGGCGCGGAATTCGGTTTCCCAGGCATCGAAACTGCCCCATTGTTCGGTCAGTTCCTTGACCAGACGACCGCCTGGAATGGGGGTGCCGTTGCCGCCGAGATTACCGAAGTACAGCTCATGAAGTCTGAGGCCGTTCCATTCGAAACCGAATCTCCGCTTGAGTTCGGCGTATTCCGGGGTGCCGCCTTTGGCCTCGCCGGCCAGCGACTGCAAGGTCTCCAGCAATTTATTGACGTTTTTGACATAACCCTGATAGAGAGTGAAATGATTGGATAAGAGCTTGTCCGAAAAACCGGGCATGCCCGTTAGACCGCTGAAATCTTTGGCTTCGTAACCCATATCAATCCCCCTGTATAGTGATTAGCAACATTATAACCCAGCCGGGGACGGGTTCAAACCGTTCAGCCGTTCCTGTGGTCGGGAATGCCGGCGGCTTCAAGCACCAGTTCGGTCAGTCGCGGCATGGCCGCCGCCACCGCCGGAGTGAATTCCAGCGACGGTTCCAGACTGCCGGGCTCTACTCCAAAGAAGGTAAAGTCCTCGGGCAGTTCTCCGGTCAGGCTGAGAAAGAAAACCGCCTCGGTCACCCCCATGTCGTGGGCGGAACGCATGGAACCGGCGGCCGCCTGCAAGTCGGCGACGCCGAATTTGTACAGCGTGCCTGGCGACCCGTCGCCACAGATGGCATCGACGATGATAACCTTTCTGCGGCCGCGAATCAGATCGACGATGACCAGTTGGGAAGTCCCGCCGTCGATGACCTCAGTATCATCGGGCAGGGGGTATTCCATGATTTTTTCAGCTACCCGCACGCCGACACCCTCATCGCCCAGCAGTATGTTGCCGACGCCCAGCACCAGTACCGGTTT
This window encodes:
- a CDS encoding Rubrerythrin (PFAM: Rubrerythrin~KEGG: dae:Dtox_1557 rubrerythrin), giving the protein MTIGFSPTELYDIAIAVERRGAAFYDTLARTCSSEETREAFVVLAAMEHAHIQTFQRLAAEAPDTLGEGAEAEEYADYFKALVESAVFNDDLATSDLVTKVDTDRQAVEVGIEAEKDAILFYEQLRDIVSGDAGEAIAGIIAEEKAHLRQLAAIKTQL
- a CDS encoding Manganese/iron superoxide dismutase-like protein (PFAM: Manganese/iron superoxide dismutase-like~KEGG: gsu:GSU1158 superoxide dismutase) yields the protein MGYEAKDFSGLTGMPGFSDKLLSNHFTLYQGYVKNVNKLLETLQSLAGEAKGGTPEYAELKRRFGFEWNGLRLHELYFGNLGGNGTPIPGGRLVKELTEQWGSFDAWETEFRATGSLRGVGWAVLYQDTENGRLFNVWVDQHESGHLAGCRSILVMDVWEHAFMLDYGLKRPDYIAAFFKNINWSVCEKRLA
- a CDS encoding hydrogenase maturation protease (KEGG: deg:DehalGT_0140 hydrogenase maturation protease~TIGRFAM: hydrogenase maturation protease~PFAM: peptidase M52 hydrogen uptake protein), with translation MTETPELPDEQPPKPVLVLGVGNILLGDEGVGVRVAEKIMEYPLPDDTEVIDGGTSQLVIVDLIRGRRKVIIVDAICGDGSPGTLYKFGVADLQAAAGSMRSAHDMGVTEAVFFLSLTGELPEDFTFFGVEPGSLEPSLEFTPAVAAAMPRLTELVLEAAGIPDHRNG